The sequence below is a genomic window from Alistipes sp. ZOR0009.
CGACCAATCTACCAATGATACGTCGATGTTCTCCATAGTTCTTCTATTTTTTAGGTGTCGTAAGCTGTTCAATTACATACTCGCTGCGCTCTTTGTCGCTGCGGAAATTCTTTTTCAAGATGTTCGGAAAGAAAAAAATCTTCATAACAGCAAACATTATGAAGAGCTTAAGCAAAATTATAGCCCAAAGCGTCTTTCCCAACTGCATATTCCTAAATCCATCGTAGTAGAACCTGAATATTCTCATCAGCACGTTGCCTCTACTTGATGATTCCATACAATTTGTGTGTTAATTAGTGTTAGACTAAAATAACACTTAATTGGGATGTTTGTTTTATGAAGGAATAAATTTTTGTATAAAAATTTTCGGATGCAAAAGGGAGTAGGGGACGGGCTAAATATTTAGCGGAGAATTCGTAAAGCATTTCGCAGGCTGGCGAATGAAAAAGTTTCTCTAGATTGGATCTAAACAATAGTAGCGTCTTCTTTTTTCTTAACAACAAATGGCTGTAAAAGGGAGGCTTGTAAGCCTTCGCGAGCCACTGCTGCTATCGCTAGCCGCAGATCGACAAAATTTAAGATGTTAAATTTGTCGTATCTTTGAACCTCGAACGATTTTTTATGACGATTGATAAAATAGAGCGCACGATTCGCGAATTTTCGGAGGCGGGAAAGAAGATGTTTGCAACATCATCATTTCAGACGCACAGCATTCCGTTGTTGCATATCATTAGCCAAATAGATAGTACGATTCCGGTTTACTTTATTAATACAGGCTTCCTGTTTGCAGAGACGGTTGCTTATAAAAATGAGATTGCGGATAGGTTGCAACTGAATATTCTGGATACAACGCCAGTTGTGACGAAAGCAGAGCAGAAGGATCGTATGGGAAGGTTCTTCTTTGCCAGCGATCCGGATCATTGCTGCTTTTTGAACAAGGTGCAGCCGCTGGAACCGGTGATTGCTAAGCACGATGTTTGGATAAATGGGGTGCGAGCCGATCAAACCGACGTACGGAAGTCGTTTAAGGATATAGAGCAGGTACGGAGCAACTTTGTACGCTTTCATCCAATGCTAGATTGGACGAAGCAGGATATTTATAGGTACATAAGGGAGAATAATCTGCCACGCCATCCGCTGGATATGTTGGGTTACTCGAGTATTGGATGTGAACCCTGCACGCATAAGCCTCGTTTTGATGATGACGAGCGGAATTCGAGATGGTTTGGGTTAAAGAAGACGGAGTGTGGGCTTAATACCACTTTAATAAACAAGGAGGAAAGTAGGTGAAGGTAGTAATTACAGGCGCAGCAGGTTTTGTTGGCTCATTGCTTGTTGTGGAGCTGGCAAAAAATAGAAATGTACACGAGGTTGTAGCCTACGATAATCTTTCGAGCGGCTCTTTCGACTATTTATTTTCATCCTTCGAAGGAAAAAGCAAAGTTAGAGTTGTTTTGGGGGATATTTTGGATGGTCGGAGCTTAGATGCTGCTTGTTTAGGGGCAGATGTGGTTGTGCATTCGGCAAATATAAAGCTGGCAGCCGACCCTCATCAGTTCGATCAGGTAAACTGCTGGGGAACTGCCGAGGTTGTTGCTGCTTTTGAACGCAGTAAGGCTTCGAAGCTGCTAATGGTAAGTAGCATTGCAATATTTGGAACGGTAAACAATGCGGATGATCTTAAGCCAAACCCAGCGTCGCCCTACGAGTGGTCGTTGCTAAGAGCGGAAGAGCATGTGATGCGATTGGTTAAGCAGGAAAGGGCCGTAATCCTACGACTTGGCGATTTGTGTGGAGTTGTTCCTTCGCGGATGGCCTCATCGCGCATAAACTCGTTGGTGTTTAGGGCTGCAATTGGCGATAAGCTGGATATTTTTGGAAGTGGCGATGCTGTAGTAAATATTACCGACGCAGAATCGGTAGCTGCTGAAGTAAATTGCTTTTTGGAAGGAAAACTGAAAAGTGGAGCGTACAATCTAGTTGACTACACGCTGTCGTCGTTGGAGTTGGTAGATTCTATTAGAAACGAATACCCTGAGTTGGAGGTGATATTTGTTAGCCATCACTACGATTCGAAAGGAATACCAGTGGCAAAGTCGGGAGAGTTGTGTAGCTCTTCTGGTGAAATATCAGCCGCTATAAAAAAAATAAAGAAAGCCCTTTTGTAGGGCTTTCTTTTATTTATCAGAAACGATGTAGATTATTCCGTCTTTTGATTTTCCTGTGTTATCTTTAAGAACGAAGGTGTACATTCCTGCTGCTAGCTTATTCCCATCGGTAGTTTCTCCATTCCATTCGAAGGGTGTTTTTTCAAACTTCTCCTCAAAAACAGGGCTGCCACTTTTACTGAAAACATTTAGGGTAAATGGAGCTGTTCCATTTGTAATCGCGAAACTGTAGTTGTCAGAAGGTTTTGTAATCGTAACTGTTAAATCAGATTTTTCCTCTTTAGAGCATGCAAACATAGCAATGCTTAATAGTATGAATAGCAGCTTTTTCATTGTTCTCTTTTTAGGTTGTTAAATGTTTTCTGTAAGCTTCTGGACGACCCTAAAGTTATTGAAAAATTCTTTTGCAAAAACACGCAATACCGTATATGTCGGAATGGCAAGGAGCATTCCCAAAACACCAGCAATGCTTCCCGCAATAAGAATTACAATAAAAATTTCGAGCGGATGCGCGTGTACGCTGTTAGAGTATATAAGCGGTTGGAAGACGATGTTGTCGATAAGGTGGACGATTGAGAAAACAATGGCAATGTAGATGATATGGTGTACCATCTCGGCCATTGTAAATACATCGATGTTGGTGGTAATAACGAGGAATATCCCAACAAAGGTTCCTATAAGAGGACCAATGTAGGGAACAACATTGAGTACTCCTGCGATTAATCCAATAACCAACCCTTGGCTCATCGGAACGCCAATAATTCTTAATCCTAGCGTAACGAGAATCATTATTAAAAACGATTCTGTTACAATTCCAATAAAGTAGCGCATCAGCAGCTGCGATACGGCATTTAGGGCACGAGTTACATTTTCCTCGTACTTGGTGGGGAAAACAAGAATAACTCCCTCGAAAAATAGGCTTTCGTCTTTAAGGAAAAAGAAGGTGATGAAGGATATGGAGAAAATGGCTATAAAAACGCTACCAACAAACCCTGTAAATCCGCTAAAAATGCTCGAAATGGAGCCAATGCTTACTACCGATTTAACCTGATCGGTTAGTGATTGCTCTAGATTCAAGTTTTTTGCATCGGGAAGGTATCTGGCAAGTCCGTCTTGGAAACTTTTTAAAGTTGGCTGGAACTCCTCGATAAGTGAGGAGACATCCAAATTCGATAGCTTGTTGGCTTCTTCGACAAGAAGGGGAATGAACGTTTTAAAAAAGATGACGACAACGAGCCATATTAGCGCGAGGGTTGCTCCTGCACAAAGCCATTTAGGAATTTTGAATTTCCCGAGCTTAATCTTCATTAGTAAGTTTACGAGCGGCTTTCCAATGATGGATAGGACTGCAGCAATAAGTACGTAGGCAACAATTGCTTTAAAGTACCAAAGTAAAAAGATGATGATAGATGCTACGGCAGCAATTAGGATATACCTCGCAAGTTTATTCATCGTGAGTAGTTTTGTACAAATATACGAATTAACCGTCTAAGGAGCTAACTATTTCAGGGAGCATAAAAAAAGGGAGATTGCTCTCCCTTACTTTTTATGCGTTTAAACGTTACTTCAACTTTGCAATAACCGTTTGGCCGCCTGTTGTCTTTTGGTTTAACTCTACGTTTATTTCAGTCCCAATGGGGAAGAAAAGATCGACACGTGAGCCAAATTTGATGAAGCCCATTTGTTGGTTTTGCTCAATCTTTTCGCCCTCTTTTGCATAACAAACGATGCGGCGAGCAAGAAATCCAGCAATCTGACGGAGAAGGATCTGCGACTTGCCGTTGTTTAGCACGACGGTTGTTCTTTCATTCTCGGTAGATGATTTAGGATGCCAAGCAACCAAAAACTTGCCATGGTGATGTCTGAAGTAATCAACAACACCTTTGATGGGATACCAGTTGATGTGCACATTCCAAACGGACATGAAAATCGAAACCTGTATTCTTTCATCCTTGAAGTATTCGCCCTCAAAAGTCTTCTCAATAACAACAACCGTTCCGTCAGCAGGAGCATACACAACGCCATCATCGGTTAGTTGTGGACGGTTTGGGAAGCGGAAGAAGCGAAGTAAAAATAGGTATAGCAGAGAAAAAACTACTATTCCCGCTCCGTATACGTAGATAGGAGTAAAAAAGTAGAGCAGAACCAAGGCCACGACTACTAAAATTAGCGTCTTAAGCAGCATTGAATGTCCCTCTTTGTGAATGCGCATATACTACGGCTATAATTGGTTAAACATAAACATAAGATAAACAAACGCGGCGGGTGCAGCTAATAAAATTGCATCAAATCGATCGAGCATTCCACCATGTCCTGGGATAATGTTACCAGAATCTTTAATGCCTAAACTTCTTTTAAGCATAGATTCTACCAAATCTCCAAGGTCTGCAAATATAGAAACAACTACGCCAAGTCCAACCCATACTTGCAAAGTTAATCCAGAAAAGCCTAATTTTCCAAGTGGCGCAACGTGAGGGTATAAGTAGAATAGCGCTACGCTCATTCCAGCCGTAAAAACAATTCCTCCAATAATTCCTTCCCAGGTCTTTTTGGGCGAAATTCGTTCGAAAAATTTGTGTTTACCAATGGCCATCCCTGTAAGGTAGGCGAAGGTATCGTTGGTCCAAACTAGAATAAAAAGCGCTAGTATGTAGTAGTAGTCAAAAATAACGCCATCTAAGTTGGAGAACTGAAGGAAAACCAAAAAATTAAGAATGGAAAAGGGGATTGCAATATAGAATACCCCCAGCAGAGTCATCGCAACGTTGGTAAAGGGGTTGGATTTATTTCTAAATAGTTCGGAAATAAATATCCCAATGTAAATAAGAAGCGGGAAGGCTAGGTATACCACATCCTGATACCCTCCGAATGCAAATACGAAGAAGGAGATGAAGGTCCCAAGGCCTGCGATTAGTCCCAATGAAAAGTTGGGTGCAACGCCACTCTTCTTTACTATATTGAAAAATTCATTGAGCGTTAACCCAATGATTATAAGCATGAGAAGAAGGTAAGTTTCGTACCCTATTATTATTCCTGAAACCAAAATTGCTACAAAAACAGCCCCACTTAGGGTTCTTGTTGTAAGGTTGTTAATTTTCAAAACGGTTAACTATTATTTTGCTGTTCAACATTATCTTTCTAAAGGTAAAGAACGAAAAGAGGTGATATGGCTAAAGCCATATCACCAGTTATGTTACTCTTCTTTTGATTCTTCTACACTTGAAGTTCCTTCTGCTAACTCTGCAGGCTTGCTTTCTTCTGCAGGCTTTACGCTTAGGATTTCTTTGGCTCCTTTTCTTTTGCCAAAGATGTTTTCGAGGTCTTCGCTAAATATTACCTCTTTTTCAAGAAGGAGTTCGGCAAGTTTATTCAAGCCTTCTCTATTTTGTTCTAGAACCTCTTTTGCCTTGACATAAGCAACTTCTATAATGTGCTTTGCTTCGGAATCTATGAGCTCTGCGGTTTTTTCGCTATATGGCTTTGCTAAGGCGTATTCATTTTGTCCCGACGAGTCGTAGAAGCTGATGTTGCCTAGTTCCTTGTTCATTCCGTAGTAGGTAACCATTGCGTATGCTTGTTTGGTTACTCTTTCAAGGTCGTTAAGGGCACCTGTTGATATTTTTCCAAATACGATCTCTTCAGAAGCTCTACCTCCTAAGGTGGCCGACAGTTCGTCCATTATTTGCTCGGTCGTGGTAATTTGTCGCTCTTCTGGTAAGTACCATGCAGCACCCAAAGCACGTCCTCGAGGAACAATGGTTACCTTGAGAAGAGGGTTGGCATATTCTAGAAGCCAAGATACCGTTGCATGGCCTGCTTCGTGGTAGGCGATGGTTTTTTTCTCATCCTGAGAAATTATCTTGTTCTTTTTTTCGAGTCCTCCGATGATGCGATCAACGGCATCGAGAAAGTCTTGTTTGTCTACCTGCGCCTTGTTTTTGCGAGCTGCAATTAACGCTGCCTCATTGCATACGTTGGCGATATCTGCACCTGAAAATCCAGGCGTTTGCTTTGCTAGAAAGCTGGTGTCTAATTTGGCATCGAGCTTTAGCGGGCGAAGGTGTACCTTAAAAATCTCCTCGCGCCCATTAAGATCTGGGAGTTCTACGTAGATCTGCCTGTCAAAACGACCTGCACGAAGTAGCGCCCTGTCTAAAATATCTGCACGGTTAGTTGCAGCAAGGATAATTACACCGACATTTGTGCCAAAACCATCCATTTCAGTTAGAAGTTGATTTAGCGTATTCTCGCGCTCATCATTTCCTGAAAAGTTGGCATTTTTACCTCTAGCACGTCCAATCGCATCAATTTCGTCAATAAAAACGATACATGGAGCCTTTTCCTTTGCTTGCTTAAACAGATCGCGAACACGTGACGCTCCTACACCTACGAACATT
It includes:
- a CDS encoding DUF4492 domain-containing protein, producing MESSSRGNVLMRIFRFYYDGFRNMQLGKTLWAIILLKLFIMFAVMKIFFFPNILKKNFRSDKERSEYVIEQLTTPKK
- the ftsH gene encoding ATP-dependent zinc metalloprotease FtsH, translating into MSNNSKSGGNSKLPRPKFSIYWIYAIIALAFVGLNLFYSGGGPIETNFQKVKIQMLAKGDVEKMVIVSNQRRVDVYLKKDRIANYKKDFESTNSYKSPSKAGPQFYFSIGSPDEFQKSLDEYQKTLPADKQVTITFDNSKNWTGDVISILLYVGLIVLVWIFLFRRMSKGAGGGGGNIFSVGKSRAQLFDKENHVRVNFNDVAGLDEAKVEIMEIVDFLKNPQKYTELGGKIPKGALLVGPPGTGKTLLAKAVAGEANVPFFSLSGSDFVEMFVGVGASRVRDLFKQAKEKAPCIVFIDEIDAIGRARGKNANFSGNDERENTLNQLLTEMDGFGTNVGVIILAATNRADILDRALLRAGRFDRQIYVELPDLNGREEIFKVHLRPLKLDAKLDTSFLAKQTPGFSGADIANVCNEAALIAARKNKAQVDKQDFLDAVDRIIGGLEKKNKIISQDEKKTIAYHEAGHATVSWLLEYANPLLKVTIVPRGRALGAAWYLPEERQITTTEQIMDELSATLGGRASEEIVFGKISTGALNDLERVTKQAYAMVTYYGMNKELGNISFYDSSGQNEYALAKPYSEKTAELIDSEAKHIIEVAYVKAKEVLEQNREGLNKLAELLLEKEVIFSEDLENIFGKRKGAKEILSVKPAEESKPAELAEGTSSVEESKEE
- a CDS encoding gliding motility-associated C-terminal domain-containing protein, yielding MKKLLFILLSIAMFACSKEEKSDLTVTITKPSDNYSFAITNGTAPFTLNVFSKSGSPVFEEKFEKTPFEWNGETTDGNKLAAGMYTFVLKDNTGKSKDGIIYIVSDK
- a CDS encoding phosphoadenylyl-sulfate reductase, which translates into the protein MTIDKIERTIREFSEAGKKMFATSSFQTHSIPLLHIISQIDSTIPVYFINTGFLFAETVAYKNEIADRLQLNILDTTPVVTKAEQKDRMGRFFFASDPDHCCFLNKVQPLEPVIAKHDVWINGVRADQTDVRKSFKDIEQVRSNFVRFHPMLDWTKQDIYRYIRENNLPRHPLDMLGYSSIGCEPCTHKPRFDDDERNSRWFGLKKTECGLNTTLINKEESR
- a CDS encoding phosphatidate cytidylyltransferase; amino-acid sequence: MKINNLTTRTLSGAVFVAILVSGIIIGYETYLLLMLIIIGLTLNEFFNIVKKSGVAPNFSLGLIAGLGTFISFFVFAFGGYQDVVYLAFPLLIYIGIFISELFRNKSNPFTNVAMTLLGVFYIAIPFSILNFLVFLQFSNLDGVIFDYYYILALFILVWTNDTFAYLTGMAIGKHKFFERISPKKTWEGIIGGIVFTAGMSVALFYLYPHVAPLGKLGFSGLTLQVWVGLGVVVSIFADLGDLVESMLKRSLGIKDSGNIIPGHGGMLDRFDAILLAAPAAFVYLMFMFNQL
- a CDS encoding phosphatidylserine decarboxylase family protein, producing MRIHKEGHSMLLKTLILVVVALVLLYFFTPIYVYGAGIVVFSLLYLFLLRFFRFPNRPQLTDDGVVYAPADGTVVVIEKTFEGEYFKDERIQVSIFMSVWNVHINWYPIKGVVDYFRHHHGKFLVAWHPKSSTENERTTVVLNNGKSQILLRQIAGFLARRIVCYAKEGEKIEQNQQMGFIKFGSRVDLFFPIGTEINVELNQKTTGGQTVIAKLK
- a CDS encoding AI-2E family transporter gives rise to the protein MNKLARYILIAAVASIIIFLLWYFKAIVAYVLIAAVLSIIGKPLVNLLMKIKLGKFKIPKWLCAGATLALIWLVVVIFFKTFIPLLVEEANKLSNLDVSSLIEEFQPTLKSFQDGLARYLPDAKNLNLEQSLTDQVKSVVSIGSISSIFSGFTGFVGSVFIAIFSISFITFFFLKDESLFFEGVILVFPTKYEENVTRALNAVSQLLMRYFIGIVTESFLIMILVTLGLRIIGVPMSQGLVIGLIAGVLNVVPYIGPLIGTFVGIFLVITTNIDVFTMAEMVHHIIYIAIVFSIVHLIDNIVFQPLIYSNSVHAHPLEIFIVILIAGSIAGVLGMLLAIPTYTVLRVFAKEFFNNFRVVQKLTENI
- a CDS encoding NAD-dependent epimerase/dehydratase family protein, with product MKVVITGAAGFVGSLLVVELAKNRNVHEVVAYDNLSSGSFDYLFSSFEGKSKVRVVLGDILDGRSLDAACLGADVVVHSANIKLAADPHQFDQVNCWGTAEVVAAFERSKASKLLMVSSIAIFGTVNNADDLKPNPASPYEWSLLRAEEHVMRLVKQERAVILRLGDLCGVVPSRMASSRINSLVFRAAIGDKLDIFGSGDAVVNITDAESVAAEVNCFLEGKLKSGAYNLVDYTLSSLELVDSIRNEYPELEVIFVSHHYDSKGIPVAKSGELCSSSGEISAAIKKIKKALL